In Rubrivirga marina, the following are encoded in one genomic region:
- a CDS encoding winged helix-turn-helix domain-containing protein, producing the protein MEPAQPADQPTLTAPFRVGAWIAEPMANRLTRGDDVRRVEPKVMEVLAAMAARPGETVTKDEFMAEVWTGTVVTDDVLARCISELRKALGDKARNPKYVETLRKRGYALIAPVEHDVDLDLAASPTMPTGDGAVPFIVGRDEPITGLDVRRPVLPQRTRPVALVWGLIAAAVTLVGAYVAYRAGVAGVRPLAAVPVTSTPGDERDPALSPDGERVAFAWDGGTNVPGEGPQFDIYVQPTAGGAPTRLTMQPADELSPAWSPDGERVAFVRCGIGGDCGVHVVDAGGGAEETLVASGDLAITDLVWSPDGSRLAFSGRRGRQGAFSLHLLPLDGSPPQRLTSPASTYPGDLNPAFSPDGQQLAFVRTELDGRQDVAVVTVSGGRVRRLAREQKGVTGLDWTPDGSEVVYAANREGAAGLWRVGLAGGDPRWVALGADGGEIAGPSVGRRGGVAFARQQVRSQVVSVGVGVEAEGLVPSTRDDRQPTVSPDGQRVAFVSTRSGSHEVWVTGPDGSGANKLTAFDGVRVSGPRWGPDGRRLAVSARPEGNADVFVVLPNGEVRPLTDDPADDVAPAWSRDGNWVYFASNRGERWQIYRVPSAGGDAEPVTVHGGVAAAEAPDGGLLVLRPDQRGLWRLPVVDGEVRDVRAQRINVNLSPADWANWTVVGDEVYVLLRDYERRGSVARVDLRTGRAERLAAVADVPEDSGLGVFPGGRRFLLSRLDRADSDIVWVEDFE; encoded by the coding sequence ATGGAACCGGCACAGCCGGCCGACCAGCCAACCCTCACCGCCCCGTTCCGCGTGGGCGCCTGGATCGCGGAGCCGATGGCCAACCGGCTCACGCGAGGGGACGACGTGCGCCGTGTCGAGCCGAAGGTGATGGAGGTGCTCGCGGCGATGGCGGCCCGGCCCGGCGAGACCGTCACGAAGGACGAGTTCATGGCCGAGGTCTGGACCGGGACCGTCGTCACCGACGACGTGCTCGCGCGGTGCATCTCGGAACTGAGAAAGGCCCTCGGCGACAAGGCCCGGAACCCGAAGTACGTCGAGACGCTCCGCAAGCGAGGCTACGCGCTCATCGCGCCCGTCGAGCACGACGTAGACCTCGACCTCGCGGCCTCGCCCACGATGCCGACCGGCGACGGGGCCGTCCCGTTTATCGTCGGTCGGGACGAGCCCATCACCGGCCTCGACGTCCGCCGCCCGGTCCTCCCGCAGCGGACGCGGCCTGTGGCCCTCGTGTGGGGGCTGATCGCGGCCGCCGTGACGCTCGTGGGGGCGTACGTCGCCTACCGCGCGGGCGTGGCCGGCGTCCGGCCCCTTGCGGCCGTGCCGGTCACCAGCACGCCCGGCGACGAGCGCGACCCGGCCCTCTCGCCTGACGGTGAGCGCGTGGCCTTCGCGTGGGACGGCGGAACGAACGTCCCAGGCGAGGGCCCCCAGTTCGACATCTACGTCCAGCCGACGGCTGGCGGCGCGCCGACGCGCCTGACGATGCAGCCGGCCGACGAACTCAGCCCGGCCTGGAGTCCCGACGGCGAGCGCGTGGCGTTCGTCCGCTGCGGGATCGGCGGCGACTGCGGCGTGCACGTGGTCGACGCGGGCGGCGGGGCGGAGGAGACGCTCGTGGCGTCCGGCGACCTCGCCATCACGGACCTCGTGTGGAGCCCTGACGGATCGCGTCTCGCCTTCTCGGGCCGCCGTGGCCGGCAGGGCGCCTTCAGCCTCCACCTCCTGCCGCTCGACGGCTCGCCGCCGCAGCGTCTCACGTCGCCGGCCTCGACGTACCCCGGCGACCTCAACCCGGCGTTCTCGCCCGACGGCCAACAGCTCGCGTTCGTCCGGACGGAGCTCGACGGGCGGCAAGACGTGGCGGTCGTGACGGTCAGCGGCGGGCGTGTGCGGCGGCTGGCGCGCGAGCAGAAGGGCGTGACGGGGCTCGACTGGACGCCCGACGGGAGTGAGGTCGTCTACGCGGCCAACCGGGAGGGCGCGGCCGGGCTGTGGCGTGTCGGGTTGGCCGGCGGCGACCCGCGCTGGGTGGCCCTCGGCGCCGACGGCGGCGAGATCGCTGGCCCCTCGGTCGGGCGCCGCGGCGGCGTTGCCTTCGCGCGCCAGCAGGTCCGGTCGCAGGTCGTGTCGGTCGGGGTGGGCGTCGAGGCGGAGGGGCTCGTGCCCTCGACCCGCGACGACCGACAGCCGACCGTCTCGCCCGACGGCCAGCGCGTCGCGTTCGTCTCGACGCGCTCGGGGAGCCACGAGGTCTGGGTCACCGGCCCCGACGGGTCGGGCGCGAACAAGCTCACGGCGTTCGACGGCGTCCGCGTGAGTGGCCCGCGGTGGGGCCCGGACGGCCGCCGGCTGGCGGTCTCGGCCCGCCCCGAGGGCAACGCCGACGTGTTCGTGGTCCTGCCGAACGGCGAGGTCCGCCCGCTCACCGACGATCCGGCCGACGACGTGGCCCCGGCGTGGTCGCGGGACGGGAACTGGGTCTACTTCGCGTCGAACCGCGGCGAGCGCTGGCAGATCTACCGCGTGCCGTCGGCCGGCGGCGACGCCGAGCCGGTGACGGTCCACGGCGGCGTGGCGGCGGCCGAGGCGCCCGACGGCGGGCTCCTCGTGCTCCGGCCCGACCAACGCGGCCTCTGGCGCCTGCCCGTCGTCGACGGCGAGGTCCGCGACGTGCGCGCCCAGCGGATCAACGTGAACCTCTCGCCGGCCGACTGGGCCAACTGGACCGTCGTGGGCGACGAGGTCTACGTGCTTCTCCGCGACTACGAGCGGCGGGGCTCCGTGGCCCGCGTCGACCTCCGAACCGGCCGCGCCGAGCGGCTGGCGGCCGTCGCCGACGTGCCCGAGGACTCCGGCCTCGGCGTCTTCCCCGGCGGCCGGCGGTTCTTGCTCTCCCGCCTCGACCGCGCGGACAGCGACATCGTCTGGGTCGAGGACTTCGAGTAG